AGCCTCGCACTAAACCACCGAAAGATGGAGAAGTAAAATCCATGTCTAAAAAGCAAAAGGCGCGTATTAAAGAAAAGCGTGAAGAAAAGAAAAAATCAGAGGTGAAGAAGAAAGCTAAACTGCGTCATAAAGATACGAAAAATATAGGTAAACGCCGTAAACCAAGCGCAGAAAAAACAGATGATAAATAATAAAAAAATAACCGCACTTATTAAGTGCGGTTATTTTTTTGACTATTTATTGACTTGGCTACCGATTACGCCACCTAATGCGGCACCACCTAATGTGGTTGCGGTATTACCACCAAGCATATAGCCTGCTGCACCACCGATAGCGGCGCCAGCTGTTGTATTTTTCTGAGTGCGGTTCATATTTCCACATGCTGCAAGAGAAATAACAGTCATCGCGATAACAAGTGATTTTCCAATTAATTTCATAGGATCTCTCCGTGTTTAACATATAAAACTATCTATATTGATAGTAATCCG
This is a stretch of genomic DNA from Haemophilus parainfluenzae. It encodes these proteins:
- a CDS encoding surface antigen, with translation MKLIGKSLVIAMTVISLAACGNMNRTQKNTTAGAAIGGAAGYMLGGNTATTLGGAALGGVIGSQVNK